A single Xylanimonas cellulosilytica DSM 15894 DNA region contains:
- the cydC gene encoding thiol reductant ABC exporter subunit CydC gives MSRDPLRAVLPLLEVRPWRVVRAVVLGALALGCSVGLAAVSAWLIARASQMPPVLTLSVAVVTVRACGVGRGVLRYLERLASHDVALGGMAALRANLYDALTRGPVTGVVGLRRGDLLARVGADVDDVGDVVVRSLVPAGVAVVVGLASVALVAAFLPTAALTLLGCLLLTGVLAPWLAARASAVTEARGAQARAEVTARTLAILEEGQQLRVAGRLDAELAALAAADERLTAAGDDGARTAGVSAAIGAAAQTLAVIAALWLGMGALQAGTLAEVELAVVVLTPLAVFEVTSVLPGAAVQLRRSREAAARLAALLPRTPTLSAPRGQRSRRAPDTPRSEARVSGLRGAQGRREADTSGGGELLVLEGVSAGWPGAAAPAVDGVGLTLRAGSVVALAGPSGVGKTTLLMTAARLLPACAGTVHGDSTTLFLAEDGHVFDTTVLENLRVARGDVTPDDARAALDAVGLTTWLDGLPDGLDTALGGGATTMSGGERRRLLVARGLLSPARVLLVDEPAEHLDAAAADAVVAALAAHARATGRAVVVATHRLSAATGADEVLLLTPPDDGHVIPAPGGVAVPGDAASTGRVDGGRASRAPAVVGARGTHADLLRDVPQYAWATGREDARAAGRENADAGG, from the coding sequence ATGAGCCGCGATCCCCTCCGGGCCGTGCTGCCCCTGCTCGAGGTGCGACCCTGGCGCGTGGTGCGGGCCGTGGTGCTCGGCGCGCTCGCGCTCGGCTGCTCCGTGGGTCTCGCCGCCGTGTCCGCCTGGCTCATCGCGCGGGCCTCGCAGATGCCGCCCGTGCTCACCCTGTCCGTCGCCGTCGTCACGGTGCGGGCCTGCGGCGTCGGGCGGGGCGTGCTCCGGTACCTGGAGCGGCTCGCCTCGCACGACGTCGCACTGGGCGGCATGGCCGCGCTGCGCGCCAACCTCTACGACGCGCTCACGCGCGGGCCCGTCACCGGGGTGGTCGGCCTGCGGCGCGGCGACCTGCTCGCCCGGGTCGGCGCGGACGTCGACGACGTCGGCGACGTCGTCGTGCGCTCGCTCGTACCGGCCGGGGTCGCCGTGGTCGTAGGGCTGGCCTCGGTGGCGCTCGTCGCGGCGTTCCTCCCGACGGCGGCGCTCACGCTGCTGGGCTGCCTGCTGCTGACGGGCGTCCTGGCTCCCTGGCTCGCCGCGCGGGCCTCGGCCGTCACGGAGGCGCGTGGCGCGCAGGCCCGCGCCGAGGTCACCGCGCGGACGCTCGCCATCCTCGAGGAGGGCCAGCAGCTCCGCGTCGCAGGCCGGCTCGACGCCGAGCTCGCCGCGCTCGCGGCCGCGGACGAGCGGCTGACCGCGGCGGGCGACGACGGCGCGCGCACCGCCGGGGTGTCCGCGGCGATCGGGGCGGCGGCCCAGACGCTGGCCGTGATCGCCGCGCTCTGGCTCGGCATGGGCGCGCTCCAGGCGGGAACCCTCGCCGAGGTCGAGCTCGCCGTCGTCGTGCTCACGCCGCTCGCCGTGTTCGAGGTGACCTCGGTGCTGCCGGGGGCGGCCGTGCAGCTCCGGCGCTCGCGCGAGGCGGCCGCCCGGCTGGCGGCGCTCCTCCCCCGCACCCCCACCCTGTCAGCCCCACGAGGGCAGCGATCCCGCCGTGCACCTGACACGCCTAGGAGCGAGGCACGCGTGTCAGGTCTTCGGGGTGCCCAGGGTCGCCGTGAGGCTGACACCTCGGGGGGTGGGGAGCTGCTCGTGCTGGAGGGGGTCTCGGCCGGGTGGCCGGGCGCGGCTGCGCCTGCCGTCGACGGGGTTGGCCTCACGTTGCGGGCCGGGTCCGTGGTCGCGCTCGCCGGGCCGTCCGGGGTGGGCAAGACGACGTTGCTGATGACGGCCGCCCGGCTGTTGCCGGCGTGCGCCGGGACCGTGCACGGCGACTCCACCACGCTGTTCCTCGCCGAGGACGGGCACGTGTTCGACACGACCGTGCTCGAGAACCTGCGGGTCGCGCGCGGCGACGTCACGCCCGACGACGCCCGGGCCGCCCTCGACGCCGTCGGCCTCACCACCTGGCTCGACGGGCTGCCCGACGGGCTCGACACCGCGCTCGGCGGCGGGGCCACCACGATGTCCGGCGGGGAGCGGCGCCGTCTGCTGGTCGCGCGCGGCCTGCTCAGCCCGGCGCGCGTGCTGCTGGTCGACGAGCCCGCGGAGCACCTCGACGCCGCAGCGGCCGACGCCGTCGTCGCTGCCCTCGCCGCTCACGCCCGCGCCACGGGTCGCGCGGTCGTCGTCGCCACGCACCGCCTCTCGGCCGCGACGGGCGCGGACGAGGTGCTGCTGCTCACGCCACCCGACGACGGTCACGTGATCCCGGCACCCGGCGGGGTCGCGGTGCCGGGCGATGCGGCGAGCACGGGGCGTGTCGACGGCGGCCGAGCGAGCCGCGCCCCCGCCGTCGTCGGCGCGCGAGGAACGCACGCCGACCTCCTGCGCGACGTGCCGCAGTATGCCTGGGCGACGGGGCGGGAGGACGCACGCGCGGCCGGGCGGGAGAACGCCGACGCGGGCGGGTAG
- a CDS encoding phosphoglycerate dehydrogenase, protein MKILVPGNVPFDSVPSLDDAADAVVPYVMRDPVPPEHADADVLVTWASPARVLEDAARRLTRLRWVQALNAGPDAVLAAGFAPEVVVSSGRGLHDGTVAEHTLALVLATVRRIDRSLAAQRAHAWDRGLGKEQASREAGPTFTLDGARVTLWGFGSIALKTAPLLAALGARVTGVAGSAGTRGGFPVVDESALPALLPETDVLVSLLPATPGTQHALDAATLALLPPHARFVNVGRGATVDEEALVAALVAGRLAGAALDVTETEPLPAGSPLWDAPNLILTPHVAGGRPQGVAAFLTEQVRAWKEGGAAALRNVVG, encoded by the coding sequence GTGAAGATCCTCGTCCCGGGCAACGTTCCGTTCGACTCCGTGCCCAGCCTCGACGACGCCGCGGACGCCGTCGTGCCCTACGTGATGCGGGACCCGGTCCCGCCCGAGCACGCCGACGCCGACGTGCTCGTCACGTGGGCCTCCCCCGCACGGGTGCTGGAGGACGCCGCACGGCGCCTGACCCGGCTGCGGTGGGTCCAGGCGCTCAACGCCGGGCCGGACGCCGTGCTCGCCGCGGGGTTCGCCCCCGAGGTCGTCGTATCGTCCGGGCGCGGGCTGCACGACGGGACCGTCGCCGAGCACACGCTGGCCCTCGTGCTCGCGACCGTGCGCCGGATCGACCGGTCGCTGGCCGCACAGCGCGCGCACGCGTGGGACCGCGGGCTGGGCAAGGAGCAGGCCTCACGCGAGGCGGGCCCGACCTTCACGCTCGACGGCGCCCGGGTGACCCTCTGGGGCTTCGGGTCGATCGCCCTCAAGACGGCCCCGCTGCTGGCGGCGCTCGGAGCCCGGGTGACCGGCGTCGCGGGGTCGGCCGGGACACGCGGCGGGTTCCCCGTCGTCGACGAGTCCGCGCTGCCCGCCCTGCTCCCCGAAACCGACGTGCTCGTCTCGCTGCTGCCCGCCACCCCGGGGACCCAGCACGCGCTCGACGCCGCCACGCTCGCCCTGCTGCCGCCGCACGCCCGGTTCGTCAACGTGGGCCGCGGCGCGACCGTGGACGAGGAGGCCCTGGTCGCCGCCCTGGTGGCGGGTCGACTCGCGGGCGCGGCGCTGGACGTCACGGAGACGGAGCCGCTGCCCGCCGGCTCGCCGCTGTGGGACGCCCCGAACCTGATCCTCACGCCGCACGTCGCGGGCGGTCGTCCGCAGGGCGTGGCCGCGTTCCTCACGGAGCAGGTCCGCGCCTGGAAGGAGGGTGGGGCCGCGGCGCTGCGCAACGTCGTCGGCTGA
- a CDS encoding ABC transporter ATP-binding protein/permease: MKPFDPRLLQRTRAARRYVVLTAALGLASALLIVGQALLVASLLGALVAHGSVPGPTALRTLGALAGVAAGRGLVAWAQERFAQKAAARTIAELRSQLVAHAVTLGPRWASGARRAEVATLATRGLDALEPYLVRYLPSLLLTALVTPAVLVVLGALDWVSLLVCLVTLPLVPLFMWLVGLMTQGTSERRLVVVQRLGAQVLDLLAGLPTLRAFGREIGPGARVRSLGEASKKATMGTLRVAFLSGMVLELLTTLSVAVVAVGVGLRLVHGSMTLTAGLAVIMLAPEVYLPLRAVGAQFHASTDGLAAASSAFALLEAGVDGADGADGLDIGPAGGLGREVRADVVREMESVASLPRISRTTSPLPSLTDGVQVSPGGGLGTGVSVRAVVLDGVSVRAGDRAVEAPSGLSARIELGTGRPGGGRVIVLRGPSGAGKSTTVDVLLGLLRPDAGSVSLELSDARKTLNLGGSDTSEEWRDWWWSQVVWVPQRPAIAPGTLRDVVAGGVRGDDESGAGVRDDDEHRDHEHQDREREREGCRHRVHRTRDGDAGLHAAARTTGLDVVVAGLADGWDTRVGVGGVGLSVGQRQRVALTTALVAGADRPVVVLDEPTAHLDAAGEQVVLDTVRAWRDAGRTVIVVAHRESVVGLADQVIDVHAQALTAEALTAEAYTAVGA; this comes from the coding sequence GTGAAGCCCTTCGACCCCCGCCTGCTCCAGCGCACGCGTGCCGCCCGGCGGTACGTGGTGCTCACGGCCGCCCTCGGGCTGGCGTCGGCGCTGCTCATCGTCGGCCAGGCGCTGCTCGTGGCGTCGCTGCTCGGCGCGCTGGTGGCGCACGGGTCCGTCCCGGGCCCGACGGCGCTGCGCACCCTGGGGGCGCTGGCCGGCGTGGCCGCGGGACGCGGGCTCGTGGCGTGGGCGCAGGAACGCTTCGCGCAGAAGGCCGCCGCCCGCACCATCGCCGAGCTGCGCTCCCAGCTGGTGGCGCACGCGGTGACCCTCGGCCCACGGTGGGCGTCGGGGGCCCGCCGGGCCGAGGTCGCCACCCTCGCGACGCGCGGGCTCGACGCCCTCGAGCCCTACCTGGTGCGCTACCTGCCCTCGCTCCTGCTCACCGCGCTCGTGACTCCCGCGGTGCTCGTCGTGCTCGGCGCGCTCGACTGGGTCTCGCTGCTCGTCTGCCTGGTCACGCTGCCGCTCGTGCCGCTCTTCATGTGGCTCGTCGGGCTCATGACCCAGGGCACCTCCGAGCGACGCCTCGTCGTCGTCCAACGGCTCGGGGCGCAGGTGCTGGACCTGCTGGCCGGGCTGCCCACCCTGCGCGCGTTCGGGCGCGAGATCGGGCCGGGGGCACGCGTGCGCTCGCTCGGCGAGGCGTCGAAGAAGGCGACCATGGGGACGCTGCGCGTCGCGTTCCTGTCCGGGATGGTGCTGGAGCTGCTAACCACGCTCTCGGTGGCGGTCGTCGCCGTGGGCGTCGGGCTGCGACTCGTGCACGGGTCCATGACGCTGACCGCCGGGCTGGCCGTGATCATGCTGGCGCCAGAGGTGTACCTGCCCCTGCGGGCCGTGGGAGCACAGTTCCACGCGTCGACGGACGGACTGGCGGCGGCGTCGTCGGCGTTCGCGTTGCTGGAGGCTGGCGTGGACGGGGCGGACGGGGCGGACGGGCTGGATATTGGGCCGGCTGGTGGGCTGGGGCGGGAGGTGCGAGCGGACGTCGTTCGAGAGATGGAATCGGTCGCTTCGCTCCCTCGAATCTCTCGAACGACGTCCCCTCTCCCCTCCCTCACGGATGGCGTGCAGGTATCTCCTGGTGGCGGGCTCGGGACTGGCGTGTCGGTGCGGGCTGTCGTGCTCGATGGCGTGTCGGTGCGGGCTGGGGACCGGGCCGTGGAGGCTCCGTCGGGGTTGTCGGCGCGGATCGAGCTCGGCACGGGGCGGCCGGGCGGAGGGCGCGTCATCGTGCTGCGCGGGCCCTCGGGGGCGGGGAAGTCGACGACGGTGGACGTGCTGCTCGGGCTGCTGCGTCCGGATGCGGGGAGCGTCTCCCTCGAGTTGTCAGACGCACGCAAGACCCTGAACTTGGGTGGCTCTGACACGTCGGAGGAGTGGCGGGACTGGTGGTGGTCCCAGGTCGTGTGGGTGCCGCAGCGGCCGGCCATCGCGCCCGGAACCCTTCGGGACGTGGTCGCCGGGGGCGTTCGCGGCGACGACGAGAGCGGCGCGGGCGTGCGCGACGACGACGAGCACCGGGACCACGAGCACCAGGACCGCGAGCGCGAGCGCGAGGGCTGCAGGCACAGGGTCCACAGGACCCGGGACGGTGACGCCGGGCTCCATGCGGCGGCGCGGACGACCGGGCTCGACGTCGTCGTCGCCGGGCTGGCCGACGGGTGGGACACCCGGGTCGGTGTCGGGGGCGTCGGGCTGTCGGTCGGGCAGCGGCAGCGCGTCGCGCTGACCACGGCGCTCGTCGCCGGAGCCGATCGGCCCGTCGTCGTGCTCGACGAGCCCACCGCCCACCTGGACGCCGCGGGTGAGCAGGTCGTGCTCGACACCGTGCGCGCGTGGCGTGACGCCGGACGCACCGTGATCGTCGTCGCCCACCGGGAGTCGGTCGTGGGCCTCGCGGACCAGGTGATCGACGTCCACGCCCAGGCGCTGACCGCCGAGGCGCTCACGGCGGAGGCGTACACGGCGGTGGGCGCATGA
- the cydB gene encoding cytochrome d ubiquinol oxidase subunit II, whose translation MDLSILWFVLIAVLWTGYLVLEGFDFGVGMLLSIFPRGTAKQKHDERRVLINTIGPVWDGNEVWLLTAGGATFAAFPEWYATLFSGFYIPLLLILVALIVRVVAFEYRGKIASAVWARRFDVLLQIGSWVPAVLWGVAFANLVRGVQLDVDHQYVGGFWALLNPFALLGGLTTLVLFLLHGSVFLALKTDGELRLRARTFAARLSLAAVVIAGGWAVWAQVAFSVTWTWAAVAVAALCLVGVVVTNARGRESWAFTLSAVAIVAAVVLIFGSMYPDVMPGLDGGPSLSIAAASSTPYTLTVMTWVAVILTPVVIAYQSWTYWVFRRRLTTSDLPAPAGLSWKKVREALGGADEPAVTPADLN comes from the coding sequence ATGGACCTGTCGATCCTGTGGTTCGTGCTCATCGCCGTCCTGTGGACCGGGTACCTGGTGCTCGAAGGCTTCGACTTCGGCGTCGGGATGCTGCTGTCGATCTTCCCGCGCGGCACCGCGAAGCAGAAGCACGACGAGCGCCGCGTGCTCATCAACACCATCGGCCCCGTCTGGGACGGCAACGAGGTGTGGCTGCTCACCGCCGGCGGCGCGACCTTCGCCGCCTTCCCCGAGTGGTACGCCACCCTGTTCTCAGGGTTCTACATCCCGCTGCTGCTCATCCTGGTCGCACTCATCGTGCGCGTGGTCGCGTTCGAGTACCGCGGCAAGATCGCCTCGGCGGTGTGGGCGCGTCGGTTCGACGTGCTCCTCCAGATCGGCTCGTGGGTGCCCGCGGTCCTGTGGGGCGTCGCGTTCGCCAACCTGGTGCGCGGCGTGCAGCTCGACGTCGACCACCAGTACGTGGGCGGGTTCTGGGCGCTCCTCAACCCGTTCGCGCTGCTGGGCGGCCTGACGACGCTGGTGCTGTTCCTCCTGCACGGCTCGGTGTTCCTCGCGCTCAAGACCGACGGCGAGCTGCGCCTGCGGGCACGGACGTTCGCCGCGCGGCTCTCGCTGGCCGCCGTCGTCATCGCGGGCGGCTGGGCCGTCTGGGCCCAGGTCGCGTTCTCCGTGACGTGGACGTGGGCTGCCGTCGCCGTCGCCGCGCTCTGCCTGGTCGGCGTCGTCGTCACCAACGCCCGCGGGCGCGAGAGCTGGGCCTTCACGCTCTCGGCCGTCGCGATCGTCGCCGCCGTCGTGCTGATCTTCGGGTCCATGTACCCCGACGTGATGCCCGGGCTCGACGGCGGACCGTCCCTGTCGATCGCCGCCGCGTCGTCGACCCCCTACACGCTGACCGTGATGACGTGGGTCGCCGTGATCCTCACCCCCGTCGTCATCGCCTACCAGAGCTGGACGTACTGGGTGTTCCGGCGCCGGCTGACCACGTCGGACCTGCCCGCGCCGGCCGGCCTGTCGTGGAAGAAGGTGCGCGAAGCCCTCGGCGGCGCCGACGAGCCCGCGGTCACGCCCGCCGACCTCAACTGA